The Linepithema humile isolate Giens D197 chromosome 2, Lhum_UNIL_v1.0, whole genome shotgun sequence genome has a segment encoding these proteins:
- the AlaRS gene encoding alanine--tRNA ligase, cytoplasmic isoform X1, producing MLTSMNAKQIRQAYIDFFKSKGHQYVHSSSTIPHDDPTLLFTNAGMNQFKPIFLGTVDPNSDMAKWVRVVNSQKCIRAGGKHNDLDDVGKDVYHHTFFEMMGNWSFGDYFKKEICTWAWEFLTDVLKLPADRLYVTYFGGDEKNGLAPDDECKEIWLSLGVPASHVLPGSMKDNFWEMGETGPCGPCSELHYDRIGGREAAHLVNMDDPDVLEIWNLVFIQYNRELDGSLKSLPKKHIDCGLGLERLVSVIQNKRANYDTDLFMPLFVAIKKGTGAPPYQGKVGADDVNGIDMAYRVLADHARTITIALADGGMPDNTGRGYVLRRILRRAVRYATEKLNAKPGFFGSLINVVVDLLGEVFPEVTKDPQSIIDIVNEEEAQFLKTLSRGRNLLNRTIAKLESADTVPGDVAWRLYDTYGFPIDLTQLMTEEKGLKIDMMGYEESKKQAQLISQSKAGGIDDQINLDIHAITELQEQGVKPTDDSLKYDYKVRNSVMYKEYEFGACTGTVIALRRAKTFVDAVSSGDEVGILLDRTNFYAEQGGQIYDEGFLVKVDDEATEIRIKNVQVRAGYVLHIGTVGEGTLRKGDKVHTNVDTARRRFIMANHSATHALNHALRKVLGTEADQKGSLVAPDRLRFDFTNKGPMTTEQVKNTENITNDIIKRNKTIYAKESNLALAKTIQGLRAMFEETYPDPVRVVSMGIPVEDLEKDPLSAAALETSVEFCGGTHLHYTGHIGDFIIASEEAIAKGIRRIVALSGPEATKALKKATLLQNQLIQLQATIEADKSGKKSKEYVKNIVELTEDISHAIIPGWRKDCMRNMLKELKKSLDDKERAAKAAIANTVVETAQSIIESKLGCQVLVEVLEAYSNTKALDTALKKIRAVSPETSALLISVDRDVKKIFALSSVPKSAVSKGLKANEWIQAIALVMCGKGGGKAESAQASGTNIACVNEIVRKASEFANEKLGITDNSTANNSPKTSENDIQSLNVGSSSKLVLYANIGSTKCYLAQIVAQYSGKSLTLKQVKSGKINSGDVMLETADVTLHNSNAIAFFLSNSQLRREDDLLASSQILQWTSYAQNHILPAVSGWVLSSLGISAFKDMKANAKASKEDLLGALKKLDDILCTKTYLIGERITLADIFVFTALMPLYEHVFDPHLRKPYTSLNRWFSTILNQPQVKCVVKNFTFCTKAA from the exons ATGTTAACCAGTATGAATGCAAAACAAATACGGCAAGCTTATATCGACTTTTTCAAAAGTAAAGGTCATCAGTATGTGCATTCAAGTTCAACTATACCTCATGATGACCCaactttactttttacaaatgcTGGAATGAATCAg tTTAAGCCGATATTCTTAGGAACAGTTGATCCTAATAGTGATATGGCAAAATGGGTACGTGTAGTTAATAGTCAAAAGTGTATTAGAGCTGGCGGTAAGCATAATGATCTGGATGATGTTGGCAAAGATGTTTATCATCATACATTTTTTGAGATGATGGGTAATTGGTCCTTTGGAGATTATTTCAAG aaagaaatatgtacTTGGGCTTGGGAATTTTTGACAGACGTATTGAAATTACCAGCTGACAGATTGTATGTGACATATTTTGGAGGTGATGAAAAGAATGGATTAGCACCAGATGATGAATGCAAGGAAATATGGCTTTCTTTAGg AGTACCTGCCTCACACGTTTTACCAGGCAGCATGAAAGATAATTTTTGGGAAATGGGTGAAACTGGACCTTGCGGACCGTGTAGTGAACTTCATTACGATCGTATTGGTGGTAGAGAAGCAGCTCACCTTGTCAACATGGATGATCCTGATGTCTTAGAAATCTGGAATCTcgtatttattcaatataatag AGAGTTGGATGGCAGTCTTAAATCATTACCGAAGAAACATATAGATTGTGGTTTGGGTTTAGAGCGATTGGTATCagtaattcaaaataaacgtGCCAACTATGACACTGATCTATTCATGCCTTTATTTGTTGCGATTAAAAAAGGCACAGGTGCACCGCCCTATCAGGGCAAAGTAGGAGCCGACGACGTTAACGGAATAGATATGGCATACAGAGTTCTGGCCGATCATGCTCGAACTATTACAATTGCTTTGGCAGATGGAGGAATGCCTGATAACACCGGCAGGGG ATATGTCTTGAGAAGAATTTTACGCCGTGCTGTGCGCTACGCAACAGAGAAGTTAAATGCTAAGCCAGGATTTTTTGGATCTCTAATAAATGTAGTTGTGGATCTTCttg GTGAAGTTTTTCCAGAAGTAACAAAAGATCCGCAAAGTATAATTGACATTGTGAACGAGGAAGAAgcgcaatttttgaaaactttgtCGCGCGGTCGTAACTTGTTGAATAGAACAATAGCAAAGTTGGAGTCAGCCGATACTGTGCCGGGTGATGTAGCGTGGCGCTTGTATGATACTTACGGTTTCCCAATAGATCTCACTCAGCTAATGACTGAAGAAAAAGGATTGAAAATCGATATGATGGGTTATGAAGAGTCCAAAAAACAAGCACAG TTAATTTCTCAAAGTAAAGCCGGCGGAATAGATGATCAAATTAACTTGGATATCCATGCCATCACTGAATTGCAAGAGCAAGGCGTTAAGCCTACGGATGATTCTCTGAAATATGATTACAAAGTCAGAAATTCTGTTATGTATAAGGAATATGAGTTTGGAGCGTGCACTGGTACTGTAATTGCACTAAGACGCGCCAAGACTTTCGTCGATGCAGTATCTTCCGGTGATGAAGTTGGAATTTTACTGGACAGAACAAATTTTTACGCGGAACAAGGAGGACAGATATATGATGAGGGATTTCTGGTGAAAGTTGATGACGAG GCCACAGAGATTCGCATAAAGAACGTTCAAGTCAGAGCCGGCTATGTGTTGCACATTGGCACTGTGGGTGAAGGCACATTGAGAAAAGGAGATAAAGTCCACACAAATGTGGATACAGCACGTAGACGGTTTATAATGGCCAATCATAGTGCTACACACGCCCTGAATCATGCACTCAGGAAAGTTCTGGGAACAGAAGCCGATCAGAAAGGATCATTGGTTGCGCCAGACAGACTCCGCTTTGATTTCACGAACAAAG GACCGATGACAACGGAGCAGGTGAAAAACACGGAAAATATCACCAACGAcataataaagagaaataagaCAATTTATGCTAAAGAGAGTAATCTAGCTTTGGCGAAAACCATTCAAGGTTTACGCGCAATGTTCGAAGAGACGTATCCCGATCCAGTGCGCGTTGTTAGCATGGGCATACCAGTTGAAGATTTAGAAAAGGATCCCTTAAGCGCAGCTGCTCTTGAAACTAGCGTAGAATTTTGCGGTGGAAC GCATTTGCACTACACCGGCCATATAGGTGATTTTATAATAGCTAGCGAGGAAGCTATCGCTAAAGGTATCAGGCGCATAGTAGCGCTCAGCGGACCCGAAGCAACCAAGGCTCTTAAGAAGGCGACGTTGTTGCAAAATCAACTGATCCAACTTCAGGCGACGATTGAAGCCGACAAGTCTGGAAAAAAGTCTAAGGAATACGTGAAAAATATCGTGGAATTAACGGAAGACATATCGCATGCCATCATTCCTGGATGGAGAAAG GATTGTATGCGGAACATGTTGAAAGAATTGAAGAAGTCTCTCGACGATAAGGAACGAGCGGCCAAAGCGGCTATCGCTAATACGGTTGTGGAAACGGCACAGTCCATAATAGAGTCCAAACTCGGATGCCAAGTATTGGTTGAGGTGCTGGAAGCCTACAGTAATACGAAAGCTCTGGACACGGCGTTGAAGAAAATTAGAGCTGTGTCGCCGGAAACTAGCGCCTTGCTTATAAGCGTCGATCGCGATGTCAAAAAGATATTCGCTCTCAGTTCTGTTCCCAAG TCTGCAGTATCCAAAGGACTGAAGGCGAACGAATGGATTCAAGCGATTGCACTTGTGATGTGCGGCAAAGGAGGCGGAAAAGCGGAATCTGCACAAGCTTCCGGTACTAATATAGCATGCGTTAATGAAATAGTGAGAAAGGCCAGTGAGTTTGCCAATGAAAAACTTGGGATCACAG ACAATAGTACTGCTAACAATAGTCCTAAAACTTCAGAAAATGACATTCAATCACTTAATGTGGGATCTTCATCAAAATTGGtgctttatgcaaatattGGGAGCACTAAATGTTATTTGGCACAAATAGTCGCGCAATATAGTGGCAAAAGTTTGACTTTAAAGCAAGTTAAAAGTGGCAAAATTAATTCTGGCGATGTAATGTTAGAAACGGCAGACGTTACGTTGCATAACAGCAACGCCATTGCATTTTTCTTATCAAATTCGCAGCTACGGCGTGAAGATGACTTGCTAGCGTCCAGTCAAATTTTACAATGGACTAGTTACGCGCAAAACCACATTTTACCGGCGGTCAGTGGCTGGGTGCTTTCATCGCTCGGCATTTCCGCCTTCAAAGATATGAAAGCAAATGCAAAGGCTTCTAAAGAGGATCTTCTAGGAGCTCTGAAAAAGTTGGACGACATACTATGTACAAAAACATATTTGATAGGAGAAAGGATTACTCTTGCGGACATATTCGTCTTCACCGCATTGATGCCTTTATACGAACACGTGTTTGATCCACATCTTAGAAAGCCATACACGAGCTTAAACAGGTGGTTTTCAACGATCTTGAATCAGCCGCAAGTAAAATGTGTAGTTaagaattttacattttgtacaaAAGCTGCGTAA
- the LOC105679597 gene encoding mitochondrial ribosome-associated GTPase 2 isoform X1: MLIKDDHFTVKSEYFVKMMHCLRHLKTIVARNPIQNQGCEIVLHKNTCKVLNRNILRALSVTACVHKKESTAKALSSIKPKSKHDTVQHFVDIKQVRTIGGNGGNGLVSFLRLWVNDRAGPDGGDGGNGGHVIFEVKTDVKDLNHVESVIRAENGEKGYNKDCFGKNAEHNVVYVPVGTIVRDTDGRILGDLDKPGMMFIAARGGAGGHGNAYFKSNAQQSPEICEYGATGENLEYVLEVRSMAHIGLIGLPNAGKSTLLRAISRARPKIAAYPFTTLKPHIGMIQYDDYEQVAVADMPGLIEDSHKNKGLGITFLKHAERCAALIFIIDITMDEPWVALQTLKYEISQFNEKLNDRPHIIVANKMDLSNAEVNLQLFKDRVHLPIIPISAKKGSNISTLLKEIRILYDNLKVDVSEKDTEIFV, translated from the exons ATGCTAATAAAAGACGACCATTTTACAGTAAAAAgtgaatattttgttaaaatg ATGCATTGTCTTCGTCATTTGAAAACCATTGTTGCCAGAAATCCAATTCAAAATCAAGGCTGTGAAATAGTATTGCATAAAAACACatgtaaagttttaaatagaaacataCTTAGGGCTTTGTCTGTCACTGCATGTGTTCACAAGAAGGAGTCCACAGCTAAAGCTCTGTCTAGTATAAAACCGAAATCAAAACATGATACTGTGCAACATTTCGTCGATATAAAACAG GTAAGAACAATCGGTGGAAACGGCGGAAATGGACTGGTATCGTTCTTACGATTGTGGGTTAATGATCGGGCCGGTCCCGACGGAGGCGATGGTGGAAATGGTGGTCACGTAATATTCGAG GTGAAAACAGACGTAAAAGATCTTAACCATGTAGAGTCTGTAATTAGAGCTGAAAATGGAGAGAAAGGTTATAACAAGGATTGCTTCGGTAAAAATGCGGAGCATAATGTGGTTTATGTGCCTGTTGGCACGATCGTGCGTGATACGGATGGTAGGATATTAGGCGACCTGGATAAACCCGGAATGATGTTTATCGCCGCGAGAGGTGGTGCCGGTGGGCACGGAAATGCCTATTTCAAATCGAATGCCCAACAGTCACCTGAAATATGCGAATATGGTGCAACCGgagaaaatttagaatatgtGTTGGAAGTAAGAAGCATGGCCCATATAGGATTA ATTGGTCTACCAAATGCTGGTAAAAGTACACTTTTAAGGGCAATATCCAGAGCCAGGCCAAAGATAGCGGCGTATCCTTTTACTACTTTAAAACCTCATATAGGCATGATACAGTACGATGATTATGAACAAGTAGCag tgGCTGATATGCCCGGTCTCATAGAAGAttcgcataaaaataaaggACTTGGCATAACTTTCCTCAAACATGCTGAACGTTGCGccgctttaatatttatcatagaTATTACAATGGACGAGCCATGGGTGGCTttacaaactttaaaatatgagATAAGTCAGTTTAATGAAAAACTAAACGATAGGCCTCATATCATTGTAGCCAACAAGATGGATTTATCAAATGCCGAG gttaatttacaattattcaaGGACCGTGTACATCTGCCGATAATACCCATCTCCGCTAAAAAGGGCAGTAACATTTCCACTTTATTGAAGGAAATTAGAATATTGTATGATAATCTTAAAGTTGACGTATCAGAAAAAGACAccgaaatttttgtataa
- the Fitm gene encoding acyl-coenzyme A diphosphatase FITM2 — MATGKRRSIHTSSGNAGGASSYSGYPGLRSSRMNFRPSNAQQEDRGGTRPTATPSSIGLILVTMLLHVCKKSLLFDTRLKVAVYCGTIFTISLIADFIAMPRTYFARSDNALNQYFVKWGWGWLLSVVVPWVALTAHTLGCGRRPILLRHLARVFLATVAWLVWTKLFNYIETNYGRCLGTRDANLQSKTRCLQSGRFWSGLDISGHTFILIYSSLILAEEGSSLVGWEGIKDLVMREEHTRSTPSETSTGPLRSLSDGDLEFLKKAHRALTPYLRGLFVAMTLQQLLWDIMLVSTVLYYHIMIEKFLGGVAAVVTWYVTYHWWYKLPKIGLPAPGDGLFKYNEVKTSPEIGTNSRARRSTLNGTNQPKFMGMPIRTTQENAETNLSNRQSDVDVPVSRV; from the coding sequence ATGGCGACGGGCAAGCGGCGGAGCATCCACACGTCGTCCGGGAACGCCGGCGGTGCGTCCAGCTACTCCGGCTATCCTGGCCTGCGTTCAAGCCGGATGAACTTTCGACCGAGCAACGCGCAGCAGGAGGACCGCGGCGGCACCCGACCGACCGCGACGCCGAGCTCGATCGGCCTCATCCTCGTCACCATGCTGCTGCACGTGTGCAAGAAGTCGCTGCTGTTCGACACCCGACTGAAGGTCGCCGTCTACTGCGGCACGATATTCACCATCTCGCTGATCGCGGACTTCATTGCAATGCCGCGAACTTATTTCGCCAGGTCTGACAATGCCCTGAATCAGTACTTCGTCAAGTGGGGCTGGGGCTGGCTGCTGTCCGTGGTCGTGCCCTGGGTCGCTCTGACGGCGCACACGCTCGGCTGCGGCCGTCGGCCGATCCTACTGAGACACCTGGCGCGGGTCTTCCTCGCCACCGTCGCTTGGCTCGTTTGGACAAAGCTGTTCAATTATATCGAGACCAATTACGGCAGATGCCTGGGCACCCGCGACGCCAACTTGCAATCGAAGACCAGATGTTTGCAGTCCGGTAGATTCTGGAGCGGTCTCGACATATCGGGACACACCTTCATTCTGATCTATTCCAGCTTGATCCTCGCCGAAGAAGGCTCTTCCCTGGTGGGATGGGAGGGTATCAAAGATCTAGTTATGCGTGAAGAGCACACAAGGTCCACACCGAGCGAGACTAGTACCGGCCCGCTGCGAAGCCTCTCCGACGGCGATCTGGAGTTCTTGAAGAAGGCGCATCGGGCGCTCACGCCGTACCTGCGCGGTCTCTTCGTGGCGATGACGTTGCAGCAGCTGCTGTGGGACATTATGCTGGTGTCGACGGTTCTCTACTATCACATCATGATCGAGAAGTTCCTTGGCGGCGTAGCTGCAGTCGTCACGTGGTACGTCACGTATCACTGGTGGTACAAGTTGCCGAAGATTGGCCTGCCGGCGCCCGGCGACGGTCTCTTCAAGTACAACGAAGTGAAGACGAGTCCTGAAATCGGAACCAATTCCAGAGCGCGGCGCAGCACGTTGAACGGCACCAATCAGCCGAAGTTCATGGGGATGCCGATCAGAACGACGCAAGAAAACGCAGAGACGAATCTGTCGAACAGGCAATCGGATGTCGACGTGCCTGTTTCGAGGGTGTAA
- the AlaRS gene encoding alanine--tRNA ligase, cytoplasmic isoform X2 translates to MLTSMNAKQIRQAYIDFFKSKGHQYVHSSSTIPHDDPTLLFTNAGMNQFKPIFLGTVDPNSDMAKWVRVVNSQKCIRAGGKHNDLDDVGKDVYHHTFFEMMGNWSFGDYFKKEICTWAWEFLTDVLKLPADRLYVTYFGGDEKNGLAPDDECKEIWLSLGVPASHVLPGSMKDNFWEMGETGPCGPCSELHYDRIGGREAAHLVNMDDPDVLEIWNLVFIQYNRELDGSLKSLPKKHIDCGLGLERLVSVIQNKRANYDTDLFMPLFVAIKKGTGAPPYQGKVGADDVNGIDMAYRVLADHARTITIALADGGMPDNTGRGYVLRRILRRAVRYATEKLNAKPGFFGSLINVVVDLLGEVFPEVTKDPQSIIDIVNEEEAQFLKTLSRGRNLLNRTIAKLESADTVPGDVAWRLYDTYGFPIDLTQLMTEEKGLKIDMMGYEESKKQAQLISQSKAGGIDDQINLDIHAITELQEQGVKPTDDSLKYDYKVRNSVMYKEYEFGACTGTVIALRRAKTFVDAVSSGDEVGILLDRTNFYAEQGGQIYDEGFLVKVDDEATEIRIKNVQVRAGYVLHIGTVGEGTLRKGDKVHTNVDTARRRFIMANHSATHALNHALRKVLGTEADQKGSLVAPDRLRFDFTNKGPMTTEQVKNTENITNDIIKRNKTIYAKESNLALAKTIQGLRAMFEETYPDPVRVVSMGIPVEDLEKDPLSAAALETSVEFCGGTHLHYTGHIGDFIIASEEAIAKGIRRIVALSGPEATKALKKATLLQNQLIQLQATIEADKSGKKSKEYVKNIVELTEDISHAIIPGWRKDCMRNMLKELKKSLDDKERAAKAAIANTVVETAQSIIESKLGCQVLVEVLEAYSNTKALDTALKKIRAVSPETSALLISVDRDVKKIFALSSVPKSAVSKGLKANEWIQAIALVMCGKGGGKAESAQASGTNIACVNEIVRKASEFANEKLGITATA, encoded by the exons ATGTTAACCAGTATGAATGCAAAACAAATACGGCAAGCTTATATCGACTTTTTCAAAAGTAAAGGTCATCAGTATGTGCATTCAAGTTCAACTATACCTCATGATGACCCaactttactttttacaaatgcTGGAATGAATCAg tTTAAGCCGATATTCTTAGGAACAGTTGATCCTAATAGTGATATGGCAAAATGGGTACGTGTAGTTAATAGTCAAAAGTGTATTAGAGCTGGCGGTAAGCATAATGATCTGGATGATGTTGGCAAAGATGTTTATCATCATACATTTTTTGAGATGATGGGTAATTGGTCCTTTGGAGATTATTTCAAG aaagaaatatgtacTTGGGCTTGGGAATTTTTGACAGACGTATTGAAATTACCAGCTGACAGATTGTATGTGACATATTTTGGAGGTGATGAAAAGAATGGATTAGCACCAGATGATGAATGCAAGGAAATATGGCTTTCTTTAGg AGTACCTGCCTCACACGTTTTACCAGGCAGCATGAAAGATAATTTTTGGGAAATGGGTGAAACTGGACCTTGCGGACCGTGTAGTGAACTTCATTACGATCGTATTGGTGGTAGAGAAGCAGCTCACCTTGTCAACATGGATGATCCTGATGTCTTAGAAATCTGGAATCTcgtatttattcaatataatag AGAGTTGGATGGCAGTCTTAAATCATTACCGAAGAAACATATAGATTGTGGTTTGGGTTTAGAGCGATTGGTATCagtaattcaaaataaacgtGCCAACTATGACACTGATCTATTCATGCCTTTATTTGTTGCGATTAAAAAAGGCACAGGTGCACCGCCCTATCAGGGCAAAGTAGGAGCCGACGACGTTAACGGAATAGATATGGCATACAGAGTTCTGGCCGATCATGCTCGAACTATTACAATTGCTTTGGCAGATGGAGGAATGCCTGATAACACCGGCAGGGG ATATGTCTTGAGAAGAATTTTACGCCGTGCTGTGCGCTACGCAACAGAGAAGTTAAATGCTAAGCCAGGATTTTTTGGATCTCTAATAAATGTAGTTGTGGATCTTCttg GTGAAGTTTTTCCAGAAGTAACAAAAGATCCGCAAAGTATAATTGACATTGTGAACGAGGAAGAAgcgcaatttttgaaaactttgtCGCGCGGTCGTAACTTGTTGAATAGAACAATAGCAAAGTTGGAGTCAGCCGATACTGTGCCGGGTGATGTAGCGTGGCGCTTGTATGATACTTACGGTTTCCCAATAGATCTCACTCAGCTAATGACTGAAGAAAAAGGATTGAAAATCGATATGATGGGTTATGAAGAGTCCAAAAAACAAGCACAG TTAATTTCTCAAAGTAAAGCCGGCGGAATAGATGATCAAATTAACTTGGATATCCATGCCATCACTGAATTGCAAGAGCAAGGCGTTAAGCCTACGGATGATTCTCTGAAATATGATTACAAAGTCAGAAATTCTGTTATGTATAAGGAATATGAGTTTGGAGCGTGCACTGGTACTGTAATTGCACTAAGACGCGCCAAGACTTTCGTCGATGCAGTATCTTCCGGTGATGAAGTTGGAATTTTACTGGACAGAACAAATTTTTACGCGGAACAAGGAGGACAGATATATGATGAGGGATTTCTGGTGAAAGTTGATGACGAG GCCACAGAGATTCGCATAAAGAACGTTCAAGTCAGAGCCGGCTATGTGTTGCACATTGGCACTGTGGGTGAAGGCACATTGAGAAAAGGAGATAAAGTCCACACAAATGTGGATACAGCACGTAGACGGTTTATAATGGCCAATCATAGTGCTACACACGCCCTGAATCATGCACTCAGGAAAGTTCTGGGAACAGAAGCCGATCAGAAAGGATCATTGGTTGCGCCAGACAGACTCCGCTTTGATTTCACGAACAAAG GACCGATGACAACGGAGCAGGTGAAAAACACGGAAAATATCACCAACGAcataataaagagaaataagaCAATTTATGCTAAAGAGAGTAATCTAGCTTTGGCGAAAACCATTCAAGGTTTACGCGCAATGTTCGAAGAGACGTATCCCGATCCAGTGCGCGTTGTTAGCATGGGCATACCAGTTGAAGATTTAGAAAAGGATCCCTTAAGCGCAGCTGCTCTTGAAACTAGCGTAGAATTTTGCGGTGGAAC GCATTTGCACTACACCGGCCATATAGGTGATTTTATAATAGCTAGCGAGGAAGCTATCGCTAAAGGTATCAGGCGCATAGTAGCGCTCAGCGGACCCGAAGCAACCAAGGCTCTTAAGAAGGCGACGTTGTTGCAAAATCAACTGATCCAACTTCAGGCGACGATTGAAGCCGACAAGTCTGGAAAAAAGTCTAAGGAATACGTGAAAAATATCGTGGAATTAACGGAAGACATATCGCATGCCATCATTCCTGGATGGAGAAAG GATTGTATGCGGAACATGTTGAAAGAATTGAAGAAGTCTCTCGACGATAAGGAACGAGCGGCCAAAGCGGCTATCGCTAATACGGTTGTGGAAACGGCACAGTCCATAATAGAGTCCAAACTCGGATGCCAAGTATTGGTTGAGGTGCTGGAAGCCTACAGTAATACGAAAGCTCTGGACACGGCGTTGAAGAAAATTAGAGCTGTGTCGCCGGAAACTAGCGCCTTGCTTATAAGCGTCGATCGCGATGTCAAAAAGATATTCGCTCTCAGTTCTGTTCCCAAG TCTGCAGTATCCAAAGGACTGAAGGCGAACGAATGGATTCAAGCGATTGCACTTGTGATGTGCGGCAAAGGAGGCGGAAAAGCGGAATCTGCACAAGCTTCCGGTACTAATATAGCATGCGTTAATGAAATAGTGAGAAAGGCCAGTGAGTTTGCCAATGAAAAACTTGGGATCACAG CTACGGCGTGA
- the mRpS25 gene encoding small ribosomal subunit protein mS25 yields the protein MPFMIGKEPVRRTLKYLMSGPLVLKDKIQIFSINYNTHGNHHKGTRDFIFWHLSQIQYKNPTVQVVTFKNRTPSPFMKFYYEDGKTILIDIDSKSKDDILQHLIKVVGKPKEVLVKEATAKEKKDNPANFGMGCTRSCLCHIPGQVPCPGIVPLPDHMRAKIIRERRNKE from the exons ATGCCGTTTATGATAGGCAAAGAACCCGTGCGGCgaacattgaaatatttaatgtccGGTCCATTGGTCTTAAAGGATAAAATACAGATATTCTCCATTAATTATAACACGCATGGTAATCATCATAAAGGCACGAG AGATTTCATATTTTGGCATTTATCACAGATACAATACAAAAATCCAACAGTACAAGtagttacttttaaaaatagaacacCATCTCcgtttatgaaattttattatg aagaTGGAAAGACAATATTAATCGATATAGATAGCAAATCTAAAGACGACATACTTCAGCATCTTATAAAAGTAGTAGGAAAACCAAAAGAAGTATTAGTCAAAGAAGCTACTGCTAAAGAAAAGAAGGACAATCCAGCAAACTTTGGAATGGGTTGTACAAGGAGCTGCTTATGTCACATCCCAGGACAAGTACCATGTCCAGGCATAGTGCCTTTGCCGGATCACATGCGTGCAAAAATCATACGTGAAAGACGAAATAAAGAATAG
- the LOC105679597 gene encoding mitochondrial ribosome-associated GTPase 2 isoform X2, which produces MHCLRHLKTIVARNPIQNQGCEIVLHKNTCKVLNRNILRALSVTACVHKKESTAKALSSIKPKSKHDTVQHFVDIKQVRTIGGNGGNGLVSFLRLWVNDRAGPDGGDGGNGGHVIFEVKTDVKDLNHVESVIRAENGEKGYNKDCFGKNAEHNVVYVPVGTIVRDTDGRILGDLDKPGMMFIAARGGAGGHGNAYFKSNAQQSPEICEYGATGENLEYVLEVRSMAHIGLIGLPNAGKSTLLRAISRARPKIAAYPFTTLKPHIGMIQYDDYEQVAVADMPGLIEDSHKNKGLGITFLKHAERCAALIFIIDITMDEPWVALQTLKYEISQFNEKLNDRPHIIVANKMDLSNAEVNLQLFKDRVHLPIIPISAKKGSNISTLLKEIRILYDNLKVDVSEKDTEIFV; this is translated from the exons ATGCATTGTCTTCGTCATTTGAAAACCATTGTTGCCAGAAATCCAATTCAAAATCAAGGCTGTGAAATAGTATTGCATAAAAACACatgtaaagttttaaatagaaacataCTTAGGGCTTTGTCTGTCACTGCATGTGTTCACAAGAAGGAGTCCACAGCTAAAGCTCTGTCTAGTATAAAACCGAAATCAAAACATGATACTGTGCAACATTTCGTCGATATAAAACAG GTAAGAACAATCGGTGGAAACGGCGGAAATGGACTGGTATCGTTCTTACGATTGTGGGTTAATGATCGGGCCGGTCCCGACGGAGGCGATGGTGGAAATGGTGGTCACGTAATATTCGAG GTGAAAACAGACGTAAAAGATCTTAACCATGTAGAGTCTGTAATTAGAGCTGAAAATGGAGAGAAAGGTTATAACAAGGATTGCTTCGGTAAAAATGCGGAGCATAATGTGGTTTATGTGCCTGTTGGCACGATCGTGCGTGATACGGATGGTAGGATATTAGGCGACCTGGATAAACCCGGAATGATGTTTATCGCCGCGAGAGGTGGTGCCGGTGGGCACGGAAATGCCTATTTCAAATCGAATGCCCAACAGTCACCTGAAATATGCGAATATGGTGCAACCGgagaaaatttagaatatgtGTTGGAAGTAAGAAGCATGGCCCATATAGGATTA ATTGGTCTACCAAATGCTGGTAAAAGTACACTTTTAAGGGCAATATCCAGAGCCAGGCCAAAGATAGCGGCGTATCCTTTTACTACTTTAAAACCTCATATAGGCATGATACAGTACGATGATTATGAACAAGTAGCag tgGCTGATATGCCCGGTCTCATAGAAGAttcgcataaaaataaaggACTTGGCATAACTTTCCTCAAACATGCTGAACGTTGCGccgctttaatatttatcatagaTATTACAATGGACGAGCCATGGGTGGCTttacaaactttaaaatatgagATAAGTCAGTTTAATGAAAAACTAAACGATAGGCCTCATATCATTGTAGCCAACAAGATGGATTTATCAAATGCCGAG gttaatttacaattattcaaGGACCGTGTACATCTGCCGATAATACCCATCTCCGCTAAAAAGGGCAGTAACATTTCCACTTTATTGAAGGAAATTAGAATATTGTATGATAATCTTAAAGTTGACGTATCAGAAAAAGACAccgaaatttttgtataa